The Campylobacter sp. RM10537 genome has a segment encoding these proteins:
- the pepE gene encoding dipeptidase PepE codes for MLNILLLSSSSYKETGYLTHAKNLIENFLEECDVKQDPILFIPYAGVRRTNEEYEKKVKESLNKENIISIHHSNNPQEAISKAKVILVGGGNTFMLLYKLYKYDLLNCLTQRIKEGACYIGWSAGSNIAGKSIKTTNDMPIIMPKSFDALNLFPHQINPHFISGKIQGHNGESREERLEEFLIANPKETIYAIPEGSALRIKDDKIKILGHNSVLKFEYPMKSTTLNLDQEYLY; via the coding sequence ATGTTAAATATTTTACTTTTAAGCAGTTCAAGCTACAAAGAAACGGGTTATTTAACTCATGCTAAAAATCTTATAGAAAATTTTTTAGAAGAATGCGATGTTAAACAAGATCCAATCTTATTTATCCCTTATGCTGGAGTAAGAAGAACTAACGAAGAATATGAAAAAAAAGTAAAAGAAAGTTTAAATAAAGAAAATATTATCTCAATTCATCATTCTAATAATCCCCAAGAAGCTATTTCAAAAGCCAAAGTTATCTTAGTAGGTGGCGGAAATACTTTTATGCTTTTATATAAACTTTACAAATATGATCTTCTAAATTGTTTAACTCAACGTATCAAAGAAGGAGCGTGCTATATAGGTTGGAGTGCAGGTTCTAATATAGCAGGAAAAAGCATAAAAACAACCAATGATATGCCTATTATTATGCCTAAAAGCTTTGATGCGCTCAATCTCTTTCCTCATCAAATCAATCCTCATTTTATCAGTGGAAAAATTCAAGGACATAATGGAGAAAGCCGCGAAGAACGCTTGGAAGAATTTCTTATTGCCAATCCTAAAGAAACAATTTACGCTATACCAGAAGGATCAGCCCTTAGAATAAAAGATGATAAAATCAAAATTCTAGGACATAATTCAGTACTTAAATTTGAATATCCTATGAAAAGCACAACTTTAAATCTTGATCAAGAGTATCTTTATTAA
- a CDS encoding cytolethal distending toxin subunit A, which yields MKKILILCAALMSLAFGIEPKGDLPDYTPMFAIRSLDTGISVSVFRESSQDLTDQNWVLREIILSDKLKAKDTLADKLPFGYVQFVNPNDDDICLAILESGFFDAKSCKKDLEDEKLETVFSIMPTTSSALQIRSLVLGGVECMSTFYNPQVALEKRIGIKKCIIGPGFFIDPSQLMFFTPAIVEATPLN from the coding sequence ATGAAAAAAATTTTAATTTTATGTGCCGCATTAATGAGCTTAGCTTTTGGTATTGAACCCAAAGGAGACTTACCTGATTACACACCTATGTTTGCAATAAGGTCACTAGATACAGGTATTTCAGTCAGTGTTTTTAGAGAAAGTTCACAAGATTTAACTGATCAAAATTGGGTTTTAAGAGAGATTATCTTAAGCGATAAATTAAAAGCAAAAGACACTTTAGCCGATAAACTTCCTTTTGGATATGTACAATTTGTTAATCCAAATGATGATGATATTTGCTTAGCCATCTTAGAAAGTGGCTTTTTTGATGCTAAATCTTGTAAAAAAGATTTAGAAGATGAAAAATTAGAAACTGTTTTTTCTATCATGCCTACAACAAGTTCAGCTTTGCAAATTCGTTCTTTAGTTTTAGGCGGGGTTGAATGTATGTCAACTTTTTATAATCCTCAAGTTGCTTTAGAAAAACGCATAGGAATTAAAAAATGTATCATTGGTCCTGGATTTTTTATCGATCCATCTCAATTAATGTTCTTTACCCCTGCTATAGTAGAAGCTACTCCTCTTAATTAA